A region from the Onychostoma macrolepis isolate SWU-2019 chromosome 18, ASM1243209v1, whole genome shotgun sequence genome encodes:
- the endouc gene encoding uridylate-specific endoribonuclease C, whose translation MRKGYDFGWILVLSALFTFSDASSQTVNQELSNIFNELWKLDVNRLKPGSHYNISLQGKAGYIPQGSTNAVDHASSPLFTSVDEAELDSITTYARFRKLLDNYERSTGVAERVTAEEVTENNSFLDAVLETAVMKRAHRYLIGKGKSRSNLRQFKSQLYYMWFRLYHRDRNGGEDSSGFEHVFVGETKFGREIMGLHNWVQIYLQEKQELLDYKGYKAKDNDAPNEDDHVLNVQFSWHGLVKPVASAFIGVSPEFEMAIFTILFLTSTEKTTTAVVNLDEYQLEMVVHRHGRSIGTAYPKLLSSNNRHV comes from the exons ATGCGCAAGGG GTATGATTTTGGATGGATCCTGGTGCTGTCAGCACTGTTTACTTTCAGTGATGCATCTAG TCAAACTGTCAACCAGGAGCTTTCGAATATTTTCAATGAGCTCTGGAAGCTGGATGTGAATCGGCTGAAGCCTGGGTCTCATTACAATATCTCACTACAG GGCAAAGCTGGTTACATACCACAGGGAAGCACCAATGCGGTAGACCACGCCTCATCCCCACTGTTTACCAGTGTTGATGAGGCCGAACTGGACTCCATTaccacttatgcac GCTTCAGGAAGCTTTTAGACAACTATGAGAGGTCTACTGGTGTGGCAGAGAGGGTGACCGCTGAGGAGGTGACCGAAAATAACTCCTTTCTGGATGCTGTCTTGGAGACAGCAGTCATGAAG CGTGCCCACCGGTACTTGATTGGAAAGGGAAAATCACGTTCAAATCTGAGACAGTTTAAGAGTCAGCTGTACTACATGTGGTTCCGCCTTTATCATAGAGACAGAAATGGAGG GGAGGACTCCAGTGGATTTGAGCATGTGTTTGTTGGGGAAACCAAGTTTGGCAGAGAAATCATGGGTCTTCACAACTGGGTCCAAATTTACCTGCAAGAGAAGCAGGAGCTTCTTGATTACAAGGGCTACAAAGCCAAGGACAATGATGCG CCTAATGAAGATGACCATGTCTTGAATGTGCAGTTCAGCTGGCATGGTTTGGTCAAACCAGTGGCCAGCGCCTTTATTGGTGTGAGTCCTGAGTTTGAAATGGCCATCTTTACCATCCTGTTCCTCACGTCCACTGAGAAGACCACCACAGCCGTGGTCAATCTGGATGAGTACCAGCTGGAGATGGTGGTGCATAGACACGGCCGCTCTATTGGGACCGCTTATCCCAAACTGCTGAGCAGCAACAACAGACACGTATAA